One region of Candidatus Binatia bacterium genomic DNA includes:
- a CDS encoding TIGR00730 family Rossman fold protein, with protein MRRVCIFCGSNNGARTVYVDAARAMGAALARRRIGLVYGGGRVGLMGVVADAVMAGGGEVIGVIPEALVAKEVAHEGLPDLRVVGSMHERKALMAELADAFVALPGGYGTLEEFCEVVTWAQLGFHRKPCGLLNFGGFYDRLLALFDHAVAEHFVRPAHRSLVLEEHDPEHLLDLLASYRPPALEKWLDRDET; from the coding sequence ATCTTTTGCGGCTCTAACAACGGCGCCCGCACCGTCTACGTCGACGCGGCACGCGCAATGGGGGCGGCGCTGGCGCGACGGCGCATCGGCCTGGTGTATGGCGGCGGCCGGGTCGGATTGATGGGAGTCGTCGCCGACGCTGTCATGGCCGGGGGCGGTGAAGTGATCGGCGTGATTCCCGAGGCGCTGGTTGCCAAGGAAGTGGCTCATGAAGGACTGCCCGACCTGCGCGTCGTGGGATCGATGCACGAACGCAAAGCGTTGATGGCGGAGCTTGCCGACGCCTTCGTGGCGCTACCCGGGGGATACGGGACCCTGGAAGAGTTTTGTGAGGTTGTGACCTGGGCCCAGCTGGGGTTCCACCGAAAGCCGTGTGGCTTGCTCAACTTCGGAGGCTTCTACGATCGGCTGCTGGCGCTCTTTGACCATGCCGTCGCCGAACACTTCGTCCGCCCCGCACACCGCTCTTTGGTGCTGGAAGAACACGATCCGGAGCACCTGCTCGATCTGCTGGCAAGCTACCGGCCACCTGCGCTCGAGAAGTGGCTCGATCGCGACGAGACGTAG
- the pyrR gene encoding bifunctional pyr operon transcriptional regulator/uracil phosphoribosyltransferase PyrR, whose protein sequence is MAPNERVVMDAQAIERALTRVAHEVLEHNKGTERLVLVGIRSRGVHIAERLRDRIHTIEGVEVPAGIIDITLYRDDLSRSKQRPEVRGTQIPFAIDDTRVILVDDVLYTGRTIRAALDALMDFGRPLSVQLVVLIDRGHRELPIRADYVGKNLPTAVNESVHVRLKESDGRDEVVIARGEEC, encoded by the coding sequence ATGGCGCCCAACGAACGCGTCGTCATGGATGCGCAGGCGATCGAACGGGCCTTGACCCGCGTCGCCCACGAGGTGCTGGAGCACAACAAAGGCACCGAGAGACTCGTGCTGGTCGGGATCCGCTCGCGCGGCGTGCACATCGCCGAGCGCTTGCGGGATCGTATCCATACGATCGAGGGCGTGGAGGTGCCGGCCGGCATCATCGACATTACCCTCTACCGCGACGACCTCAGCCGCAGCAAGCAGCGTCCAGAGGTCAGAGGTACCCAGATCCCGTTTGCCATCGATGACACGCGCGTCATCCTGGTGGACGACGTCCTCTATACTGGCCGTACCATCCGCGCGGCGTTGGATGCGCTGATGGATTTCGGCCGGCCACTCAGCGTGCAGCTCGTGGTGCTGATCGACCGCGGCCACCGCGAGCTGCCCATCCGTGCCGACTACGTCGGAAAGAATTTGCCGACCGCCGTCAACGAGTCGGTCCATGTGCGACTCAAGGAAAGCGACGGGCGGGACGAAGTCGTCATCGCCCGCGGCGAGGAGTGCTAA